The nucleotide sequence AAAGCATACTTAACAGGGGAGGAGTTCCAAATCACCCGTTTAAAAGGAACTGAAAGGGCATACAGCTCTGAACTCTGTAGCAAGTTTGAACCGGGAAAATATGCTTGTGTTTGTTGTGAAAGTTTGCTGTTCGATGCTGAAGAAAAATTCGAAAGCGGATCTGGATGGCCTTCATTTACCCAGCCTTTGGAGGAAAATGCCGTTGCTTATCATAAGGATGAAAGCTTCGGAATGGTAAGGGTAGAAATCACTTGCAATACCTGTGATGCCCACTTGGGACATGTTTTTCCTGATGGCCCAGAACCTAGCGGTCTCCGCTATTGTGTAAATGCAGTTTCACTGAAAAAGGTAGAGTGAACCACATCGCTATTGACAAAATGAAGTAGGTCATGCTTTTGAAAATTGGTTTTGGGGGAGGCTGCCACTGGTGTACGGAAGCCGTATTCCAATCCCTAATGGGAGTGGAACAAGTTGATCAAGGCTGGATTTCCAGTCATCCTCCTTTCAATGGTTTTTCGGAGGCTGTCATCGTCCATTTCGATCCCAAACAAATATCCCTCCATGATTTGATCGAAATTCATTTGCATACACATTCATCCACATCAAACCATTCTCAAAGAAGTAAATACCGTTCGGCTGTATATTGCCTTTTGCCTGAGCAAAGGGAAAAAGCCTTAGGGTCTATTGATTTGCTTCAAAGGGATTTTGATTCTGAAATCATTACCCAAGTTTTGGAATACAATGAATTCAGGAAAAACAGAGATTCATACTGTAATTATTATTTGAATAGAAAAGATGCACCATTTTGCAGGCAGTATATTCATCCAAAACTGGAATTGCTCAGAGAAAAATATGGTAAATTACAAAAGAGAGGCTTTTCATAGAGAAGCCTCTCTCATTGGTTCAAGTTTTAAGGTTATTTGCTTGTTATTAAGTCTTTATAGGTGACTTTTCCCTCCTTGGTCATATAAGGTTCCATCAGTTCCCAAATGTGAAGTGACATTTCTCCAGCTTCATTAAAAGCGTAGTTTGAGAGCACTTCTTTTTGAGAAAGCCAAAAGGTAATAAGAATTCGGATGGTATGCTGAAGCCTCAAATAGGTGGAGTCCATCCTATCTTCCATCAGGCCTTCTTTTACAAAGCGGCCAAAGTAATCTCTGATTTGACTTTTTCTCAGTTCCAAGGTTTCTTGAAGTACCTTGCTGACTTTTGGATTGGCTCGGGAGATTTCTAATATATCTAAGTTAAAGAAGGAATAATAGGTCTGAAATTTTTCCAAATGCTGCAATAGCAAATGAAACTGTTCAAATGCGTTTTTACCTTCCTCCTTTGCAGAATAGGATGGTCCCATTTCTTTCCTCATATGATCGTAAATCGCCAATAAAAGGGCTTCGCGATTATTGAAATGGTAGTCCAAATTTCCATGACTGATGCCAAGCTCAGCGGCAATATGTCTGCTGGTGACATTTTGTGCCCCATTCTCATTGTACAGCTTTATAGCAGCATTGATAATCTTATTCTTTGTTGAAATTTTCTTTTTTTTCTCCATAAATAAAGGAATAAAAACATCCTTCCCAATACGCTATTTTCAATACAACTGGAAAGGTCAATAATTGATTTGAG is from Echinicola marina and encodes:
- the msrB gene encoding peptide-methionine (R)-S-oxide reductase MsrB: MLKWSDIIRFATQGNPIPTKRVEKTAQEWKAYLTGEEFQITRLKGTERAYSSELCSKFEPGKYACVCCESLLFDAEEKFESGSGWPSFTQPLEENAVAYHKDESFGMVRVEITCNTCDAHLGHVFPDGPEPSGLRYCVNAVSLKKVE
- a CDS encoding peptide-methionine (S)-S-oxide reductase, whose translation is MLLKIGFGGGCHWCTEAVFQSLMGVEQVDQGWISSHPPFNGFSEAVIVHFDPKQISLHDLIEIHLHTHSSTSNHSQRSKYRSAVYCLLPEQREKALGSIDLLQRDFDSEIITQVLEYNEFRKNRDSYCNYYLNRKDAPFCRQYIHPKLELLREKYGKLQKRGFS
- a CDS encoding TetR/AcrR family transcriptional regulator, with amino-acid sequence MEKKKKISTKNKIINAAIKLYNENGAQNVTSRHIAAELGISHGNLDYHFNNREALLLAIYDHMRKEMGPSYSAKEEGKNAFEQFHLLLQHLEKFQTYYSFFNLDILEISRANPKVSKVLQETLELRKSQIRDYFGRFVKEGLMEDRMDSTYLRLQHTIRILITFWLSQKEVLSNYAFNEAGEMSLHIWELMEPYMTKEGKVTYKDLITSK